In Candidatus Firestonebacteria bacterium RIFOXYD2_FULL_39_29, a genomic segment contains:
- a CDS encoding cysteine desulfurase NifS — MKKVYLDNAACTPLDPRVFEVMKPYFVEEYGNPSTIHSYGSLPREGMEKAREQVAVLLNTKPDYIFFTSNGSEANNMAIKGVCFANQARGKHIIVSEIEHFSVLQSVKSMEKQGFTVTQLKVGTDGIIKKDELEKLIKDETVFVSIMLANHEIGTIEPISEVAAILKKVNAERSLRKIQPVYFHTDAVAAAGVIPIDVEALGVDLLSMASSSFYGPKGAAVLYIKKGVRINPLIDGGIQEGGRRAGLENVPAIVGMGKAAELAKSEMAERNKKMEPLRDLMVELILKNIPQVRLNGDARRRLPGNVNVSVEFIEGESMLMWLDDVGIAASSGSACTSKALKASHVLLSIGVPQEVCHGSMLFSLGKDITKTEIEFAAEEFTKIVKKLREMSPLYKNS; from the coding sequence ATGAAAAAAGTTTATCTTGATAACGCTGCTTGTACTCCTCTGGATCCCCGGGTTTTTGAGGTTATGAAGCCGTATTTTGTGGAAGAGTATGGGAACCCTTCTACTATTCATTCCTATGGTTCTCTGCCCAGAGAAGGAATGGAGAAAGCCAGAGAACAGGTCGCGGTGCTTCTGAATACAAAGCCGGATTATATATTCTTTACTTCTAACGGATCTGAAGCCAATAATATGGCAATTAAAGGTGTTTGTTTTGCAAATCAGGCCAGAGGAAAACATATAATTGTTTCTGAAATTGAGCATTTTTCTGTTTTGCAATCCGTCAAGTCAATGGAAAAACAGGGCTTTACCGTAACCCAGTTGAAAGTAGGAACTGACGGTATAATAAAAAAAGATGAACTTGAAAAGCTTATAAAAGATGAAACCGTATTTGTTTCCATCATGCTTGCCAATCATGAAATAGGGACGATCGAGCCGATTTCTGAGGTGGCGGCGATTTTGAAGAAAGTCAATGCAGAAAGGTCTTTGCGGAAGATTCAGCCTGTTTACTTTCACACTGATGCCGTTGCGGCTGCAGGGGTTATACCTATAGATGTTGAAGCTCTCGGCGTTGATCTTCTTTCTATGGCTTCGAGTTCCTTCTATGGGCCTAAAGGTGCAGCCGTACTATATATAAAGAAGGGTGTTCGTATTAATCCCTTGATAGATGGTGGTATTCAAGAAGGCGGAAGGAGAGCAGGGCTTGAGAACGTACCTGCAATTGTAGGAATGGGAAAAGCGGCGGAACTTGCAAAATCAGAGATGGCTGAACGTAATAAGAAAATGGAACCTTTAAGAGATCTTATGGTTGAACTGATTTTAAAAAACATACCGCAGGTGCGTTTGAACGGTGATGCAAGAAGACGTCTTCCCGGAAATGTTAATGTTTCCGTTGAGTTCATAGAAGGTGAGTCAATGTTGATGTGGCTTGATGATGTCGGAATTGCAGCCTCGTCAGGCTCTGCCTGTACTTCCAAAGCGCTTAAGGCATCGCATGTTTTGCTTTCAATCGGAGTCCCTCAGGAAGTATGCCACGGTTCAATGCTCTTTTCCCTCGGAAAAGATATTACTAAAACAGAAATAGAGTTTGCTGCGGAAGAATTTACCAAGATAGTAAAAAAGTTGCGTGAAATGTCTCCGCTCTACAAAAATTCCTAA
- a CDS encoding SirA family protein: MDNIKVDKELDCLGLYCPVPIMKTAQMIKNMNSGEVLEITADDIGVLKDIPAWAKTTGNEFLGSKSEGDVHKVYVRKKNK, from the coding sequence ATGGATAACATTAAAGTAGATAAAGAACTTGACTGTCTCGGTCTTTACTGCCCTGTACCTATTATGAAAACGGCGCAAATGATCAAGAATATGAACAGCGGGGAAGTTCTTGAAATAACTGCGGACGATATAGGTGTTTTAAAGGATATACCGGCATGGGCTAAAACTACGGGGAATGAATTTCTAGGAAGCAAGAGTGAAGGTGATGTGCATAAGGTGTACGTAAGGAAAAAAAATA